In Aspergillus luchuensis IFO 4308 DNA, chromosome 1, nearly complete sequence, the following are encoded in one genomic region:
- a CDS encoding uncharacterized protein (COG:Q;~EggNog:ENOG410Q24T;~InterPro:IPR001128,IPR036396;~antiSMASH:Cluster_1.7;~go_function: GO:0005506 - iron ion binding [Evidence IEA];~go_function: GO:0016705 - oxidoreductase activity, acting on paired donors, with incorporation or reduction of molecular oxygen [Evidence IEA];~go_function: GO:0020037 - heme binding [Evidence IEA];~go_process: GO:0055114 - oxidation-reduction process [Evidence IEA]): protein MSLLVRAIVGLLGLVILRSFLTRKRFPAPLPPGPKPKPIIGNLFDLPANGEADWLHWYKHKKTYGPISSVQVFGETLIIINDARIAVELLEKRSATHSDRPSLTFIEIFAATAPQDRLIRC from the exons ATGTCCCTGCTAGTGAGAGCCATTGTTGGCCTGCTTGGCCTTGTCATTCTCAGGTCCTTCTTAACCCGCAAAAGGTTTCCGGCCCCACTCCCTCCGGGCCCGAAGCCAAAGCCGATCATCGGGAACCTGTTCGACCTACCGGCCAATGGAGAAGCAGATTGGCTGCATTGGTACAAGCACAAGAAGACATATG GCCCCATCAGCTCGGTACAGGTCTTTGGAGAGACCCTCATAATCATTAACGATGCCCGGATTGCGGTTGAGTTGTTGGAGAAGCGTTCAGCTACACACTCAGACCGACCTAGCTTGACATTTATCGAGATTTTTGCAGCCACCGCCCCCCAGGACCGGTTAATTCGCTGCTAA
- a CDS encoding uncharacterized protein (COG:K;~EggNog:ENOG410PJIV;~InterPro:IPR036864,IPR007219,IPR001138;~PFAM:PF00172;~TransMembrane:3 (o274-291i298-316o521-545i);~antiSMASH:Cluster_1.7;~go_function: GO:0000981 - DNA-binding transcription factor activity, RNA polymerase II-specific [Evidence IEA];~go_function: GO:0003677 - DNA binding [Evidence IEA];~go_function: GO:0008270 - zinc ion binding [Evidence IEA];~go_process: GO:0006351 - transcription, DNA-templated [Evidence IEA];~go_process: GO:0006355 - regulation of transcription, DNA-templated [Evidence IEA]): MPRPKVHPANRLRAYEACNACRSTKKRCSGTFPCSKCIRLGRADTCVPSPRSAAQRPTANTRISGNSNVSYDSGRRPTTTLGASSLAGRADSASFEASEPSQSTVDIQPMSPETLHRTHPRMLRNLRGERVYVGKAASLSFLQLVRDTVSQYIGPSQFSHNVKSEDMLETETPHGTPPTLESSLDSYQLLQYYQTYSSATSGFIYVLSSAEAMEVLDALIEPSTHPDRTEMAVAGMIIAIGAQASKRTVSTEQAERYFFSRAQRSAFEGMLENPSLTLIRLFLLMSFYMLGACRRNAAFMYLGVAVRAAVALGLHLTELADAVPSPEQHQRARVWMSVYNLDLLVSSILGRPAATAALRSETEDGPIRYALLEGHMSIGLVASYGVSRILEEIISSMYSKDGASAELADSLLAKLKQWSDELPGPLVEPPNLDFDEPAARTHIINNLHVACIYHFAVITVTRPFLVSVLGVRLARLHNDSTDGTSSDLLHEDAAHSNLATACIDSALYMIQTCSEVHRSGLMLGNMCILKAFVFAAALVLGFSMFSRKEAEPSHEQAYGEALEILCVLSEQSAQAGHYYEILSCLGNAVAEQRRRLVQHSRQTKGRYVSKLFSLDDRRPSVEVQEGLDTPLLNGVSAIAPEAGISDPWAGIQRLGFMDSLEMDAALSGLDGMQLPVWDSFPFVGEAFQLQGRVGDVT, encoded by the exons ATGCCCCGCCCTAAAGTACACCCAGCCAACCGTCTAAGAGCCTACGAAGCTTGCAATGCATGCAGGTCAACGAAAAAGCGATGCAGTGGGACATTTCCATGCTCGAAGTGCATCAGACTCGGACGCGCCGATACATGCGTGCCCAGTCCACGTTCCGCTGCTCAACGGCCGACTGCAAACACCCGAATCTCCGGCAACAGCAATGTAAGCTATGATTCTGGGCGTCGACCAACCACAACTCTCGGAGCATCTAGCTTGGCAGGTCGGGCAGATTCCGCTAGCTTCGAGGCTTCGGAGCCAAGTCAATCGACAGTAGATATTCAGCCTATGTCCCCAGAAACATTACACAGGACTCATCCACGGATGCTCCGCAATCTCCGTGGCGAACGAG TCTATGTGGGAAAGGCTGCTTCCTTGTCCTTTCTGCAACTAGTCCGGGACACTGTATCACAGTATATTGGGCCATCGCAATTCTCGCACAATGTGAAAAGCGAAGATATGCTAGAGACGGAGACACCGCATGGAACACCACCAACGCTAGAGAGTAGTCTGGACTCATATCAGCTACTCCAGTACTATCAAACATATAGCTCTGCTACGAGTGGCTTTATCTACGTTTTGTCAAGTGCGGAGGCTATGGAAGTTCTTGATGCTTTGATTGAGCCCAGCACACATCCGGATAGGACAGAAATGGCAGTCGCAGGTATGATAATTGCTATCGGGGCACAGGCCAGCAAACGCACTGTATCAACCGAACAAGCCGAGCGGTATTTCTTTTCCCGTGCTCAACGCAGCGCATTtgaggggatgttggagaacCCCAGCTTGACTCTGATACGGTTATTCCTGTTGATGTCCTTCTATATGCTTGGTGCTTGTCGTCGGAATGCTGCCTTCATGTATCTTGGAGTGGCTGTCCGAGCTGCCGTGGCATTGGGTCTTCATCTTACCGAGCTCGCGGATGCCGTGCCTAGCCCCGAGCAACACCAGAGAGCAAGGGTGTGGATGAGTGTTTATAACCTGGACCTCCTAGTAAGCTCTATCCTTGGGAGACCAGCTGCGACAGCTGCTCTGCGTTCGGAAACAGAAGATGGTCCTATCCGTTACGCGCTCCTGGAGGGCCATATGTCGATCGGCTTGGTTGCCTCCTATGGGGTCTCGAGGATCTTGGAGGAGATTATCTCGTCTATGTACAGCAAGGACGGAGCCTCAGCTGAGCTCGCGGACTCGCTTTTAGCCAAACTTAAACAGTGGAGCGATGAACTACCGGGGCCATTGGTGGAGCCTCCTAATCTTGACTTTGACGAACCCGCTGCGCGTacccacatcatcaacaatCTTCACGTTGCTTGCATTTACCATTTCGCTGTAATCACGGTGACGCGACCCTTCCTGGTGTCAGTATTGGGTGTGCGACTGGCGCGTTTGCACAATGACTCCACAGACGGCACATCAAGTGATTTGTTGCACGAAGATGCAGCACATTCCAATCTTGCAACTGCTTGCATCGATTCAGCCTTGTACATGATACAGACATGCTCCGAGGTGCATCGCTCTGGACTCATGCTAGGTAATATGTGCATACTGAAGGCTTTTGTATTTGCTGCGGCCTTGGTTCTCGGGTTCTCGATGTTCTCTCGAAAAGAGGCTGAGCCCTCACATGAACAGGCTTACGGGGAAGCCCTGGAGATTCTTTGTGTGCTTTCGGAGCAGTCCGCTCAGGCGGGACATTACTATGAGATACTCAGTTGCCTGGGCAATGCTGTGGCTGAGCAGCGTCGACGACTTGTACAGCATTCCCGCCAGACCAAGGGTCGATATGTCAGTAAGCTATTCAGTCTGGATGATCGCAGGCCCTCGGTGGAGGTACAGGAAGGGCTAGACACGCCATTGTTAAATGGCGTTTCTGCTATAGCCCCCGAAGCCGGTATCTCGGATCCATGGGCTGGCATCCAACGCCTGGGCTTCATGGACTCTTTGGAGATGGATGCGGCATTATCTGGCCTCGACGGTATGCAGCTCCCGGTGTGGGATAGCTTTCCCTTTGTTGGCGAAGCTTTTCAGCTGCAGGGCAGAGTGGGTGATGTAACTTAA